The genomic region AGAGTAGTTAGCGGCAATACCCAAGCGGGGGTAAATATTTGTAGTGGGGATTTTCATATCAAATATGGCCTGCGGTTGCCACAAACGGGCTGCCAACGCGTCGCTAGTAAATCTCACCTTTAATAGATATGCTACAGACATGTGGTGGCTCGTTGGTAAAAGATATTTAGCCTATCATGGACTTTAGTCCGCGAATCAAGCTCCGATAACTAACTGCGAGTTTACATTTAGATGAATGCTTTACATCTTTGGTGAACCGGGCCGTTGGCCCTTCCTGTCTAACTAGACATTAAACCTAGGGCGACGCTGCGCTTGCCCTAGGCTGGGATAGGCAGGGCCTTTGGCCCAAAAGGAATCAGTGTATTTGGCTCACAAAGGAATCCCTCTTAGAAGTCCATACTAAAAATATACCTATACGTCGGCGGAATCATTTCTATAAGTAACCCAATCCTTTCGGCGATTTATCACCCATGCCCCGTCCCCCCAAAAAATTCGCCGGCAAGTCAAAAGGCGCCCGGCAGGCCCATGCCCACGCCGCTCGGCAAGCGGCCGACGCGGCGGAGGCTGCCAGTCCGCCGCGGATCATCGGCGGTGATTTACGGGGGCGAAAGTTGCTCTTTACCCCCGATCCCCGCACCCGGCCCATGAAAGAACGCGTCCGCGAGGCCCTGTTTAATCTGCTGGGTCCGGGGGTGGCGGGGAAACACGCGCTGGATTTGTTTGCGGGAACGGGGGCGTTGGCGTTTGAAGCCCTGAGCCGCCGCGCGGCCAGCGCCACGCTGGTGGAACGGCACTTTCCCACGGCGGACCTGCTGAAAAAGACCGCCGCTAGCCTGGAATTAACCGACCGCGTGACAGTATTGCCCGCCAATGCGCTCCTCTTTGCAAAAAAGCTTCCCTCCTTGCCAACTATACCCTGGGTGGTGTTTTGCTCGCCTCCCTATGATTGCTATATTCGCCAAGAGGGGGAATTGCTGGAATTGCTGCAATCCCTGCTAGCCGCCGCGCCCACCGGATCGCTCTTTGCCGTCGAGGCGGACGAACGTTTTGACATGACCAAGCTGCCCCGCGCGGCGGAATGGCTGGTCCGCGAATATGAACCGGCGATTGTGGCGGTATGGCGGGAGCCGCCACCCGAACCGTCGCTCGCGTCATAAGCTTTGCTACGCCGTTTTTTGCTCGCATAGCCCTAGCTCGGCGCACATTTGCTCGCGGATTTTAAATTTTTGAATTTTGCCCGTGACGGTTTGGGGAAAAGCCTGCACGAATCGCACATACCGGGGGACTTTATAATGGGCTAGCTTCCCCCGGCAAAAGTCCCGCACTTGCTCTTCCGTCAGGTCCGCGCCCGCCGCGTATCCCGACTTTAGCTTGATCCAGGCGCACAATTCCTCGCCATATTTGGGGTCGGGCACGCCCACCACGCTGGCTTGCTCGATCGCGGGATGGGTAAAAAAGTACTCTTCGATTTCGCGGGGGTAGATGTTTTCGCCTCCGCGAATAACCATGTCCTTGATCCGCCCCGTGATCTTGAAATAGCCATTCGGCAGGCGAATCGCCAAGTCCCCCGTGTGCAGCCAGCCTTCGGCGTCGATGGCGGCGGCGGTTGCCTCGGGCTGGTTGTAATAGCCCAGCATCGTGTTGTGCCCCCGGCTGCACAGCTCGCCCGGCTGTCCGTCGGGCAGGATATCACCGGTGGCGGGATCAATGATTTTGACCTCAACCCCCGGAAACGCCCGGCCCACGGTCTCTACCCGCAGTTCTAGCGGATCATCCACGGTTGTTTGGGTGATCAGGGGAGAAGCCTCGGTCTGTCCATAGCCGATAGTGATTTCCGGGCAGTGCATCTCCTCGACCACGCAGCGCATGGTTTCGATGGGGCAGGGGCTTCCCGCCATGATTCCCGTGCGCAGCGAAGTCAGATCGCGGGCTTGTAGGCTGGGATTATGTAATTGGGCGATAAACATGGTCGGCACGCCATACAGAGAGGTGGCGCGCTCGGCTTCGATGGACTGCAAAGTTGCGCCCGGGTCAAACGATTCCGCGGGAATGATCATGGCCGCTCCATGCGCCACCGCGCACAGCGTTCCCAGCACGCAACCAAAGCAATGATAAAACGGCACCGGTATGCAAATTCGGTCCGCCGCCGTGTAATTGAGAGCCTGTCCAGCGTAATACACGTTCAATAACAGATTGCGGTGGCTAAGCATCGCGGCCTTGGGAAAGCCGGTCGTACCCGAGGTGTACTGAATGTTGATGGGGTCGCCGGGGCGTAAACTTGCCTCAATTTCCTGTAGCCGCGCTGGGGTGGTGCGTTCGCCCGCGGCTAAAAAGTCATTCCAGGATTGTATTCCCGCGGGCCGATTCGTTACCCCTTCCCTCAGGGCCACGACGGATTTTAATCGGGGAAATTCGACATTCTCTAGCAAACCCGCGGCCGGTTGCATGATTTCCGGGCATACTTCCGCGAGCATCCCAAAGTAATCGGACTTTTTGTACGCATCGATCAAAAAGAGCGCCTGCGCGTCGCTTTGTTTTAAGACATACCGCAACTCAAACGGCCGATACGCCGGATTGATTGTCACCAGCACCACCCCCACCCGCGCGCTGGCAAACTGCAAAAAAACCCACTCCGGCACATTCGTCGCCCAGACAGCCAAGTGATCCCCCGGGCGCAGCCCCAGGGCGAGGAGCGCGCGGGCGACGCGGTCAACCTGGGCGTCAAATTCGGCGTACGTCCAGCGCAGTCCTAAATGGGGAAAAACCAAGGCATCGTGCCGGGGATACCGCTTGGCCTGCTGCGCCAGGACCTGGCCAATGCACAGATCGTCAAGCCAGGGAGATCCAGGCGCGACGTAGGAAAGCGGAGCGGATGGGGGAGTTGTGGCAGGCATGGTAATTACAATAGCAAGATGGGCGCAAACAATCCCCAGACAACCGACATTATGCCGCCATGCGCCGCCCCGGCGCGCTCTCGTGAGCGCAAATGCCAGCGCGACGGGGCAAGAATGCGGCCGTATGTTACTGGCCAACCGCGAGTCGAGTCGGCGGTTGGTAATGCAGTTCTCGTTCAACCCTCGGCCCGCAATGGATAAGCGATAAGGATTGCGGGAAACTCCTTAAAAAATTATTCGGCAAGGATAAAAGGGGAGCAAGAACTAAACGAGGGAATTACCGCAAAAGGGAGAAAAAGGTTTGTGCATTTTTTCACAAAGAGGGACTCCGCTCTAACCAAAAACCCGTAAAGAAAAAAACCCTTTGCCGCCGGACGACAAAGGGTCTAAAAATTCTGAGTGGTGGAGCGCATGACCCGGGGTCAAATACTGTCCGCGGCGCCATTAACCGACGTCGATCTCAATATCATTGATGCTGACATCGTTATCGCCGCTCGAGTCAAAGACCCGGCTAAAGTCCACACCGCTGCCGCCGTAGTCGCCGGATTTTTCCGCTTCGCGCTGGCATTCGATGCACAGCGTGGCATACGGCAGGGCGTTCATACGGGCCAGGGGTATCTTGACGCTGCAACCTTCGCAGACGCCATATTTTCCTTCGCGAATGCGCTCCAGCGCGTTTTCAATTTGGGCGAGCTCGCGGCTTTCGACCTCGGCCAGTTGCGAGCTGATCTCGTCCTGGGCCGAATCGAGCGCGGCGTCCACCACATCGCCCGAGGTCTGCGAACGCAGTTCCTTGAGCAAGCTCAGGTCGCCTGCCAGCGCACTGCGCAGGGCATCGCGCCGCTTGAGTAAAATTTGTCGCAGTCCCTGTAAAGAATCTTTTCGTGCCATTGTGTTCCACCTCGGTTGTCCCACGCTTGTCCGTCCGGGTGTCCCCCCTGAACGATGCAATAATGCGGGAGCAGTTTGCCTGTTCTCGGTCGCGCTCAATCTCTCTGAACCACTCAGCAAGCTATCCCCTTTTTGGACGTCATTTGACCTGCTTTTTCAACTGGCAAAACAGGGTAAAATTTTGTCCACTGAGGGAAATTCCGGCAGCAACCAAACTCTAGTACGCAACGCGTGGGTATGGGATCGGCGCTCCGAAAAATTTTTCAAAATAATTGCCGCAAAACCATATTTCCGCAATTCAATTGCGGACGACTGGATTGTGAATTTTGTCACAGTCTGGCAAATCCCCTTGTCCGGTGGCCCGCCAGGATGAATGGGGGATTAACCAGACGGTCCATCGCCTAAAATCGACGATGACATGGTGCAATCGCCATACCACATGCCGGGATAAACGGCATCCGCCAAGGTCCAGCGACTGGGTTATTCGCTGCCCTAATAAATCGACATCCCGCTCACGCCGATTCAGCCGAAGTTTGCCGATCTGGCAAAATTTGCCGATTCGGCAGGAATAGCCGGTTATCAGGGTGATTCCCTTTAACCGTACAAGCGGGAGGAAATTCACCTTTGGCAAAATTCCCATAAATTATCTCATGGGAAGCGGATCATTGACCAGAAACACCAGCGATAGGTTCTTCCATACGAACGTACCAAGGTCAGTTTGATTTAATATAAACCATTACTTGTATTATGTTTAGGTAAATCCAATTTGCGCAATTCGCGGGTATAAAGGGCACATCCGAGACGTTTGGCAATTGCACCGGCGTAGCTGTTGCCTCTACGCCACCATTTTTTGACCGGGTGTTTCCCATAAGCTACATCCCTTTATGACTTTGGATGATTGCCTAGGCGCGCGCTGAATTACGGTCGACCGCCTGGGGAGTTTGTCAGCGTAGTGCATTTGTAATGTAACACCGTACGGGGATGCAGTTTTTATGACACCTGCGAAGAAACATCACACCCCGAGAACGGGACAAAAGACTCGGAAGCAACCGCTGGTGCTGCTGATTCAAAATGGCCGCGAGGAAGGGCGCCAATATCGCCTCTCTGTGGGGCGTGCTAGCATCGGGCGGGGTCGCGATTGCGATTTACGTCTGCGGACACCCAGCCTAGAGCCGTTCGCCGCGGAATTGATTCGCCGTAAAGGCCGCACACAGTTGCGAATCTGGGGAAAAAACGTCCGTGTCAACGGCCGTCGCCTGGCCAAGCACGAACTTGCACTAGGAGATCAATTGCAATTTGGTCCCTATAGCCTGCTTGTACTAGAGGGTGCCCCACTGGCAGTCGTTCGCACCACGTCCACAACCCAGCGAAAAACACCCCAGCCTAGCCCAGCTGGCCAGACCTCCCCGCGTTACGCTAGAAAAGCTCATCAGAATAAATCACAGTCCACAAGCAAATCACGTCCTTCCCAGCCAAAGCCCTTGCGGATAGCCGCAAAAAAGCTGCGTCATCTTCCACGCGACCTGTGGCAAGATGTGAGTGAACCGACATTCCCGGTGGATCTTGGCCCACGGCGAAAAAAGCCAGCATCCAACCGCGGAAAAAACTCACACGCGCCTGTGCCAACTAGTTCTGTCGCTCCCGAATCGGGTCATTTGCGTGAATTACGAAAAAAGTTGCAAGCGCGCCGCTTACAACTCAAAGAGGTCCAACGCCAATACAATCAACAACTGGCTGATGTCACCGAACGGCAAGCCCAGCTCGAGGGAAAAGCGGCCAACTTGCTAACCCAACAGGAACAGTTGACCCTGCAGCGAACCGATCTTGAACGTCAATTGCTCGAATTTGACGCCGAACGGCAAGAATGGCAAACCCGCAATCGCCAAATTGAACAATACCAGTTTGAACTAGAAAGCCGCCTGGAAAGCCTGCATGCGCGCGAGGTTAACTGCGAACGCTTGTCCGCCGAGTTGGATGAGCAAAGCCTGGCCTTGGGCCGGCAAAGCCAGGAACTCTGGGCGCGGGCCGCGGAACAATCCGCCACGCATGAAGCCCAAGCACGGCGGCAATGGGAACTTGATTTGCAACAAGGGGAATTAACCACCCAACAACAAGAGTTAGGCCGCATCCTGGATCAGCTGGACAACCAACAAATCCAGCTTCAAGCCGCGCGGCGGGAATTGCAGTTAGACACCGAGTCGCTCGCCCAGGCCCGCCAAACAGTGGAGCGTGAGCAGGTGGAACTTTGCGCGCGGCAACAGGCCGCGGAGGAACTGCAATCCACGCTCGCCCACGCGCAAGGGGAGTTAGCGCAACTTCGGTCCGATTTGGATCGACGCCAGGCCGAATGCCTGGCGGAAGAAGCAAAATTGTCAGCCGCCGCCGCGCGGCTACGCCACGAACAAGCGGACTTGGAAAATCTACAAGCCGCGTTTAATGCCGCTCAGGACGAGTTTCATCGGCAATCCGCGGAACAAGCCGCCTCCGGCGAACAATTGCGGCAGCTAGCCGCAGATTTAAACACCCAGCGCGAACAACTGGCCCAACAACAGGAACTGGCCACGACCAGGGCCGCGGAACTGGCGTCTCAACAGGCCGACCTGCAAGCCGCTTGGTCCAAGTTTACCCAAGAACAATCCGAGCTTGACCGACGATCCCAACAGGTGGCGGATTCCCAACATGCGGCGGAGCAAACCACTCTGCAACTGGCCGCGAGTGAACAAGAATTGGAATCGCGCCGCGCGCGGCTGGACCAACTCGACCAGGAACAACAGCAGCGTCAAAACGCGCTGGAGCAAGTCAGCGCGCGCTTATCCCAAGAACGTCATGAACTGGAACGCCAGCGGGCTGAATGCCAAGCCGGCCAAGAGCTACTTGCCTGCCAGCATGCACAATTAACGGAACAGTTGACAGAACTTTGCCAGACGCGCCAGCAACACCATGCATTATTAGGCGAACTCAATCAACAACAAGCGGCAATCGCCTGTGACCAACAAGCAAACCAGGATTTAGCGGCCCAACTGCAAGGGGAGCGCGCGGAACTAACCGCGTTGCGTGAGGAATTGGAAACCGCGCGGGTGGCCCTGGATGCGGAATTGTCCGCCCATCGCGCCCAATGGCAAGCTCTTCAGTCCGAGCAAGAGCGGCAAGCGGGGGAACTGGCTAGCGCGCAACAACTGTTGGCGGAAAGCCAAACCCAGCTTTTGGTGGAGCAAAACCAGCTTGCCGCGGAGCGCGGCCAACTGGCTGACAGTTGGACCGAACTGCGAACTGCTCTGGAGACCGCTTGCCAGCAACAGACCAAGTTACAAGCGGCCCAAGAGGAACTGCGCCGGGCGGAGACGGCGTTGCTGTCACGGCAAGCCGACCTGGCCGCCCAACAAGCTGCGTGCGATGCCCGCCAGTCCGAACAGACCACCCAGGGCCTAGCGATCCAACAGCAACTGGACGAGCTAGCCCGGCAACGATGCGAACTGGACCAGTTCCAGGCTGACCTGGCCGCCCAACAAGCCGCGTGCGATATCCGCCAGTCCGAACAGACCACCCAGGGCCTAGCGATCCAACAGCAACTGGACGAGCTAGCCCGGCAACGATGCGAACTGGACCAGCTCCAGGCCGACCTGGCCGCCCAAAGCGCGGTATTAGCTGAGCAATTCACCCAGTCAACCACTCAAAATCAAGCGTTGGAAGCCGCGCGGAAATCGCTCCAGGCCGATCTCGCCACGTTGCGGGCCGCCCAAGAGGACTTGGCCGCCACGACAGCCGACGTTGACGCGGCTAAAGCGGAATTTCACGCCGCAAAAATAGAATTTCAGGCCATCCAAGAGGATTTTAAGCTCGCCCAAGCCGAATTCTTAACCGCGCAAGGACAATTGCATGACGCGCAAGCGGCATTGGCCGCGCAACAAACCGAGTACCACCAAGAACGGGACCGGCAGGTAGAAGCACGCGCTCAACTGCAACATTCCCTAACGGAATTTGCCAACCGTCAGGCGACCAGTGAACGGGAATTGACAGCGCGGCGGGAAGAATTGGCCCAGCGCGAACAGACATTGGCTGATTGGCAAAATCAATTGCAGGTCGAGCAAACCCGGCTCACCCTGCTGGCCAACCAATTATCCAGCAAATCCCGGCAGGCGGAATTAGCCTACAGTTCCCACGTCGCCGAGATGGACGCGATCAACGCGGCCGCCGCGCAAGTCGCGCGGGAACGGGAAGAGTTGACCGTAGCTGAGGCGGAATTGGCCTTGGCACGGGAAAAATTTGCCCTGCGGCGCGAGGCACTGGAACAACTACTGGTGGAGGAACGGGATCTTTTGGCGGCAGAGCGTGCCCGGCGGGTTGTTAACCGCCAACGCGACCTAGCCGCGCTGGAATCCGCGCAGCGGCAAATTGTCCGGCAAGAAAGGGAATTGCGGGAACGCTGGTCCAGACTTGATTCCCGCGCACATGAGATTAATTCCGCCGCCGTTGCGGCCGCGACACTACAAACCCAACTGGCGGCGCGCACCGCTGACTTGGAACAGGCTCAATTCGCCCTTGATTTGCAACGCCAAGAGCATGACCAAGCTTGGCAGTCGCTTGCTCAAGCCCGCGCGCAACACGCTCAAGAAATTGCCACCTGGCAAGAACAAGCCCTCCAGCGGCAAAGCGAGGTACGGCATTTGGAAGGCTGCCAGACGGCTTTTGCCGCGGAACGACAAGCCTGGGAAACCCAACAAGCCGCCTGGCAGGAGGAACGTCAGGCTTGGCAGTCAGAGCGTCAAGCCTGGGAAGCGGCAAAAGAGGATAACACAGCCCGGCATATGGCCCTAGACCATGCCGCCGCGCTGCAAGAACAACAGTTAACGTGCGCGGATTTACAATCCCGCCTGGCGATCGCGGAACAAGAGCTTCGCGACTATCACATCAAGCTAGATTCAGCGCAAACAACCTTGCTGCAAGCCACGCGGGAATTGGAACAAGTCCGCGCGGAATTGTCCCAGCAAACCACGGCGCGGCAGACGGACGCAGATCTCCAGCGTCAAAACGTTGAGCAATTGCAAGCGCAACTCCACGAGGAACAAGCATTGGCCGAAGGGTTGCGCGGGGAGTTGGCAACCCTGGCGGCGGACTTGGCCACAGCGCGTGCGGAATTACACCGTCGGCCAATGATAATGGAATCCGCAGAACAGCGGACAGAAACAAGCACGGCTACAGACGCCCAGGAAACCGCGGAGCCGGTATATTCCCCGGTGCTCTCGCTAACCGCACCCTGCGATCCACAGGAAATTGGGGCGGAGGAAATAGCCCCGGACAACGTCGCTGACAACCGCGACGGTGCCAGCGAGGATGCCATTTTTTCCCGATTACAGGCGTTTGCCATTTTGCGCCCCCCCGCGGACGCTCCGGCATCCACTCAGCAGGACAGTAATTTCCCAGGTGGCGCGACTGCTTCCCCCGGCGCGGATGCAGGCTCCCCCGCCACAACGTTAATGGCTGATGACACCAACGAAAATGAACCCGATGGCGGCTCCTTCGCCACG from Pirellulales bacterium harbors:
- a CDS encoding RsmD family RNA methyltransferase gives rise to the protein MPRPPKKFAGKSKGARQAHAHAARQAADAAEAASPPRIIGGDLRGRKLLFTPDPRTRPMKERVREALFNLLGPGVAGKHALDLFAGTGALAFEALSRRAASATLVERHFPTADLLKKTAASLELTDRVTVLPANALLFAKKLPSLPTIPWVVFCSPPYDCYIRQEGELLELLQSLLAAAPTGSLFAVEADERFDMTKLPRAAEWLVREYEPAIVAVWREPPPEPSLAS
- a CDS encoding AMP-binding protein; the protein is MPATTPPSAPLSYVAPGSPWLDDLCIGQVLAQQAKRYPRHDALVFPHLGLRWTYAEFDAQVDRVARALLALGLRPGDHLAVWATNVPEWVFLQFASARVGVVLVTINPAYRPFELRYVLKQSDAQALFLIDAYKKSDYFGMLAEVCPEIMQPAAGLLENVEFPRLKSVVALREGVTNRPAGIQSWNDFLAAGERTTPARLQEIEASLRPGDPINIQYTSGTTGFPKAAMLSHRNLLLNVYYAGQALNYTAADRICIPVPFYHCFGCVLGTLCAVAHGAAMIIPAESFDPGATLQSIEAERATSLYGVPTMFIAQLHNPSLQARDLTSLRTGIMAGSPCPIETMRCVVEEMHCPEITIGYGQTEASPLITQTTVDDPLELRVETVGRAFPGVEVKIIDPATGDILPDGQPGELCSRGHNTMLGYYNQPEATAAAIDAEGWLHTGDLAIRLPNGYFKITGRIKDMVIRGGENIYPREIEEYFFTHPAIEQASVVGVPDPKYGEELCAWIKLKSGYAAGADLTEEQVRDFCRGKLAHYKVPRYVRFVQAFPQTVTGKIQKFKIREQMCAELGLCEQKTA
- a CDS encoding TraR/DksA family transcriptional regulator, which translates into the protein MARKDSLQGLRQILLKRRDALRSALAGDLSLLKELRSQTSGDVVDAALDSAQDEISSQLAEVESRELAQIENALERIREGKYGVCEGCSVKIPLARMNALPYATLCIECQREAEKSGDYGGSGVDFSRVFDSSGDNDVSINDIEIDVG
- a CDS encoding FHA domain-containing protein, with the protein product MTPAKKHHTPRTGQKTRKQPLVLLIQNGREEGRQYRLSVGRASIGRGRDCDLRLRTPSLEPFAAELIRRKGRTQLRIWGKNVRVNGRRLAKHELALGDQLQFGPYSLLVLEGAPLAVVRTTSTTQRKTPQPSPAGQTSPRYARKAHQNKSQSTSKSRPSQPKPLRIAAKKLRHLPRDLWQDVSEPTFPVDLGPRRKKPASNRGKNSHAPVPTSSVAPESGHLRELRKKLQARRLQLKEVQRQYNQQLADVTERQAQLEGKAANLLTQQEQLTLQRTDLERQLLEFDAERQEWQTRNRQIEQYQFELESRLESLHAREVNCERLSAELDEQSLALGRQSQELWARAAEQSATHEAQARRQWELDLQQGELTTQQQELGRILDQLDNQQIQLQAARRELQLDTESLAQARQTVEREQVELCARQQAAEELQSTLAHAQGELAQLRSDLDRRQAECLAEEAKLSAAAARLRHEQADLENLQAAFNAAQDEFHRQSAEQAASGEQLRQLAADLNTQREQLAQQQELATTRAAELASQQADLQAAWSKFTQEQSELDRRSQQVADSQHAAEQTTLQLAASEQELESRRARLDQLDQEQQQRQNALEQVSARLSQERHELERQRAECQAGQELLACQHAQLTEQLTELCQTRQQHHALLGELNQQQAAIACDQQANQDLAAQLQGERAELTALREELETARVALDAELSAHRAQWQALQSEQERQAGELASAQQLLAESQTQLLVEQNQLAAERGQLADSWTELRTALETACQQQTKLQAAQEELRRAETALLSRQADLAAQQAACDARQSEQTTQGLAIQQQLDELARQRCELDQFQADLAAQQAACDIRQSEQTTQGLAIQQQLDELARQRCELDQLQADLAAQSAVLAEQFTQSTTQNQALEAARKSLQADLATLRAAQEDLAATTADVDAAKAEFHAAKIEFQAIQEDFKLAQAEFLTAQGQLHDAQAALAAQQTEYHQERDRQVEARAQLQHSLTEFANRQATSERELTARREELAQREQTLADWQNQLQVEQTRLTLLANQLSSKSRQAELAYSSHVAEMDAINAAAAQVAREREELTVAEAELALAREKFALRREALEQLLVEERDLLAAERARRVVNRQRDLAALESAQRQIVRQERELRERWSRLDSRAHEINSAAVAAATLQTQLAARTADLEQAQFALDLQRQEHDQAWQSLAQARAQHAQEIATWQEQALQRQSEVRHLEGCQTAFAAERQAWETQQAAWQEERQAWQSERQAWEAAKEDNTARHMALDHAAALQEQQLTCADLQSRLAIAEQELRDYHIKLDSAQTTLLQATRELEQVRAELSQQTTARQTDADLQRQNVEQLQAQLHEEQALAEGLRGELATLAADLATARAELHRRPMIMESAEQRTETSTATDAQETAEPVYSPVLSLTAPCDPQEIGAEEIAPDNVADNRDGASEDAIFSRLQAFAILRPPADAPASTQQDSNFPGGATASPGADAGSPATTLMADDTNENEPDGGSFATDEASATEGIVNAQADLDAPSVSDSSHLEEVPRTTIATTGHAAQDQTTAEPTQDDEAHEESIDDYMQRLLNRMRGGTSEASAPTARVKPTVPTATPVQPQASVMAQTNPATPPVVEPAKPKREYVRSAAPEKESDLAAMRELANHSARTAVRASQQQRVQHQVFQGTVISLGCVLVSGALWIFAPADNWMARAGACVGALASLAMLTYTVVSSRGNFLNDLRDELSMSPAEAPLVPTQHPAGEKAASAEKPIVLANPPSIHVAPGK